The Polyangium aurulentum genomic interval CGACCTCGGATCGATTCATGGACGCCTTTACGGCGTTCGTTCGGAGGATCTCCGCGCAATACACGCCAGGCACCGGCCCATTCGTCGGGCGTGGTGCCTGCTGCGCGGGCAACCTCTCGGGCTTCCGTCAGGCGAACGCTCTCCGTCTGGTCACCCAGACGGTTCGAGAATTCGCGGTCAGGATGTCAGCGCGGAGCTATCGTCGATCCGCACGCAAATGTCCAAAAATTGCAGTCCGAAGGTGACGGCGCCGGAACGAACGCGGCTGATTCGCCTGTGGGCATCGGAGTTACCAGGGCGCGCATACTCGTTCGAGTATCAGGTTCGGGGGAGACATTCCCTTACGTCAGCTTCACCTGGACCTTGCCGAGTCCGAGTTCGTGAGCGATCGAGGGCACTCTGCCGCAGCGCGACACGCCGCGCCTCTCGGTGAGGCGTGGACGTATCGCCAGCACACGTGCCCTCGTCTTCGAGGCGCTCCGACGAGGACGGGAGAGGTGCCCGCAGGCGCGGAGACTTTCCATCGATTCCTTCATCCTCGTGATGGAATCTGACGGCAGCCTCCGCTCGATCCGCTTATTACGACTTGCCGAACGGGCAGCACCTCTCGATGTTCATGCCGAGTGCAGTGTCACCCCATATCGGTCCGCTGAGCGGTAGCCGGGAGGATTTTTCATGCGTCACGTGCTTTTCGCCCTGTTCGATACCGAGTCCGCTGCCGAGGCATGCGTGCGGGACATCAAAGCGCAGCCCTATCTGGCCGACGCATGCACCGTCCTCATGCACCGCGGTGAAATGAACCACGGCGGCAGCCCCCACGACGCGCCCCTCGAGGAGACGAGCGCGCGCGAAGGCCTCGCCACGGGCGCCCTGCTCGGCACCGCGCTCGGTGGGCTCATGGGCGGCCTTTTGCTCGGGCCCCTCGGCTTCATTGCGGCAGGCCCCCTCGCCGCGACGCTCTTCGGCGCGCTCGGCGGCGGCGCGCTCGGCGCCCTCGGCGGCGGCCTCACCGGCGCGGCCGAGCCCGATCCGGTGATCGAGGAGGTCCGCAGGGACGTCGAGAACGGCAAGGTTCTGCTGACCGTCGAGCCCGCGGACATGGATCAGGTCAACGAGATCGAAAGGCTCGTGCTCGCGCACGGCGGGCGCATCGCGCGCAAGCCGATGGTCGGCTTCTGGAGCCGCCGCATGCGTGGCCATAAGAGCAACGCGGCATAACAAATCAGCGTAACAAATCCGGAAAACGCGGCGGGCGGCCCCCTCTCGAAAGAGAGGCCGCCCGCACGACGTTTGTGCAGCGCCCGCGAGGTCGGGCGGGACCGCCGCGATCTTCCCTCGGAGCCTCCTCGACGCGCCACATCTGCGAGCAGTCCTGGTAGAGTGCGCGTACACGGGAGACCCGATGACCCTGTCCGCGTTTTCTGCCGAGCAGCTCGCGAACGTGATTGCGGCGTGCCCCATGGGGCTCATGGTCGTCCTCATGGACAGCCCCGACGAGCCCGATGCGTGGCGCGTCGGCTATCTCAACCGCGCGGCCGAGGTCCATTCCGGGGTCGTCCCGGAGGAGAACATCGGCAAGCTGCACAAGGAAGTGTACCCGGCAGCGCGCGAGCGAGGCTATGTCGACATGTTCGCGCGCGTCGCGCGCACGGGCACGGGCGAGTCTTACCACGATATGTTTTACGACGACGGACGCCTGGCGGGGGAGTTCCAGGGCCACGTCGAGAGGATCTCGCCTCGATCCGTCGCCGTCTGGTTCGAGAACATCACCAAGCGCAGGCAGACCGAGGCCAACGCCGCGCGCGCGGACATGCTCGCGCAGGAGGCGCAGCAGCGCGCCGACCTGCTCGCCCAGCTCGAGGCGGCGCACAAAAAGGCGCAGGAGAGCCTCGACACCTACGACCTCATCGCCAGCGCCGCCGACGAGGCGCTCTGGGAGATCGATTTCGAGACGCCGGGCGAGCCGCTCCGTGCCCAGTCCCCTTGCAAGTTCAGCCCGCGCTTCGCCGATCTGCTCGGCTACGAGCCCGGCGAGCTGCCGAATACGGTCGGTACGTTCAATCAAGTGATCCACCCCGACGACCGCGCCGCCACCACGGAGGCGTTCGTCAACATGTTCAGGGACCCTGACTCCCGCATGGAGATCGAGTACCGCGCGATCACGAAGGGGGGCGAGATCCGCTACCTGCTCGGGACGGCTTGCGCGCGCACCGACGCGCAGGGCAGGCCGCGCAAGGTCGCGGGGGCCATCCGCGACATCACCCGCCAGAAGCAGAGCGAGAAGGAGCTGCGCGAGCGGCTCGCGCTGATCGAGCAGCAGCGCAACCTCATCGAGGAGCTGTCCACGCCGCTGCTCGAGGTATGGGACGACGTCATTGCGCTGCCCATCGTGGGCGCGCTCGACGGCCGGCGCGCGGCGATCACCATGCAGGGGCTCTTGAACGAGATTGCCGACAAGGGCGTGAGGTTCGCCCTCGTCGACCTCACGGGCGTGGAGGCCATCGACGCCGCCACCGCCGAGCACGTGGTGCGCATCGCGCAGGCCGTGGGGCTGCTCGGCGCGCGGGCGATCATCACCGGGATCCAGCCCGCGGTGGCCCAGGCGATCGTGGAGCTGGGGCTCGAGCTGTCCGCGATCGAGACGCGCCGCAACCTGCGCGACGGCCTGCGCGAATGCCTCGAGATCACGCTGCGCGAGCGCGCCCCGACGAAGGGCGCGCCCCGCGGCGGCCTCACCGATATCGCGCGTCGTACTGGAAAGCCCGCTTGACGACGGCCTCCTTGCCGTCGGGGTTCTTCACGACCACGTCGACCATGTCGCCATTGTTGCCGGGCGGCGTCTTCGCCTCGATCGTCGAGGCGTCGACGAATTTGACGTGCGTGGCGGGCTTGCCGCCGAAGAGCACGGTGGCGTCGGAGGCGAAGTTCTTCCCGCCGATGCTCACCTCGGTGCCGCCGTCGACGCTGCCCTTGTTCGGCCCGACGGTCTCGATCGAGGGGGCGGGCGAGGGGTCGTAGCGGAACGCGTTTTTCACGACAGCCAGGCCGGTCTCGGCGCGGCCGACGTCGATGTCGACGAAGCCGGGCGCGCGCGAGGCGGGCGTGACGATCTCGATCAGCGTGCCGTTGCGCACGACGGCCCTCTTCGGCGCCTGCCCGCCGACGCGCACGCTCACGCCCTCGGGGAAATGAGCGCCCTCGACGACCACCTTCGTCCCGCCCACCATGGGGCCATTGCGGGGCGTGATCGAGTCGATGCGCGGCAAGGGGCGCGACTCGTACGTGAAGCCGTCCTCCCGGCGCACCACCACGCCATTGCGATCGATGAGCTCGACGGCCACGATGCCCGCCACCGCGTGCGGCGGCGTCTCCACCTCGAGCTCGTTTCTGCTCTTGAACCTGACGACCGCGCGCACCTCGCCGATGCGCACGACCGTGTCCTCCTCGAAGTTCTCGCCGAGGAGGCGGATCGTCTGCCCGCCCGCGCAGAAGCCGCGCGGGGGGCGCACCTCGATGAGCATGGGCGGCGCGGGCGGCGGCTCGTACGTGAATGCGGCCGTGGCGACGGCGACCTGGCCGTCGGGGTTCTCGATGACCACGTCCACGGGCCCGGTCGTCTCGGATTGCGGGGTGACCAGATCGACGGCGTTCGGCCCGCGGAAGCTCAGGGTGGCCTGCTTGCCGCCGATGCGGCCCACGCATTGCGGATGAAAATCCTCGCCCGTCACGGCGATGCGCTTGCCGCCGCCGATGAGCCCCGTCGCAGGGCTCACGGAGAGGATGCGCGGGGTGGCGAGGCGGTAGGTGAAGAGATAGGCCGCCGTCGCGGAGAGGCCGTCGGGGTTCGTCACCCGCAGCTCGCCGTGGAACGCGCCCTCCTGCGGCGGGGTCACGAAGCGAATGCGGCGGTCGCTCTCGAAGACGGCCTCGGGCGCGCGGTTGCCGAAGAACGTCACCATGCACCCGTCCTGGAAATTGCGGCCCTCGACGATGACCTCGGTCCCGCCGCGCGGAGAGCCCTCGAGGGGAGAGAACGCGTCGATCACCGGCCCCTCTTCGTACAGGATGCGCGCCACCGCGCGCTGGCCGTCCTCGTTCGCGACCGCGATCTCGACCGAGCCGACCTCGTGCGCGGGCGTCGTCACCTCGATCGTGAAAGCGTCGACGCGGCGGATCGACGCGCATTCGGCGCCGTCGATGAGCACCTTGCACGTCTCGGAGAAGTTCGCCCCGAAGACCGTCAGGCGCGTCCCGCCATACGTGGGAAGTTTGGCAGGGCGCACCGCGCTCACGAGCGGCCCGGGCGCGCCGACCATGGGCGGAGGGGGCAGCTCCCCGGCATTGTCGGCCGCGAACGGCGTGCCCGTCACGAGCGCGGGCTTTTCGACCAGCGGCGGCGGAGGCGGCTCGGTCTCGACGCGGGAGGGCGCCGGGGCGGGCGAGGCGTCGACGAGCGCGGGCTTTTCGACGAGCGCAGGCGGCGCGATCGACGCGGAGGCGGGGGCGGTCTCGCCGGAGAGCGGCGGGGGCGGGTCGGTCCCGATGCGGGCGGGCTTTTCGAGGGAGCGCGGGGCCCACAGCTCCACGGTGCGGCCCTCCGGATCGCGCAGGGTCATCGCGCGCTCATCGGCCAGGTCGCGGATCGGGCCCACGAAGGCGGCGTCGCCGATGCGCTCGCGCGCGGCCTCGAGATCGCCGACGCGCAGGGCGAGCGAG includes:
- a CDS encoding PAS domain-containing protein, producing the protein MTLSAFSAEQLANVIAACPMGLMVVLMDSPDEPDAWRVGYLNRAAEVHSGVVPEENIGKLHKEVYPAARERGYVDMFARVARTGTGESYHDMFYDDGRLAGEFQGHVERISPRSVAVWFENITKRRQTEANAARADMLAQEAQQRADLLAQLEAAHKKAQESLDTYDLIASAADEALWEIDFETPGEPLRAQSPCKFSPRFADLLGYEPGELPNTVGTFNQVIHPDDRAATTEAFVNMFRDPDSRMEIEYRAITKGGEIRYLLGTACARTDAQGRPRKVAGAIRDITRQKQSEKELRERLALIEQQRNLIEELSTPLLEVWDDVIALPIVGALDGRRAAITMQGLLNEIADKGVRFALVDLTGVEAIDAATAEHVVRIAQAVGLLGARAIITGIQPAVAQAIVELGLELSAIETRRNLRDGLRECLEITLRERAPTKGAPRGGLTDIARRTGKPA
- a CDS encoding IPT/TIG domain-containing protein, which encodes MMVATFGIGKIVLYANDPEALSAFYTRLAGISFERVEGASRYEAKTSEGAILAIEATPVPLRDGSRDCSLALRVGDLEAARERIGDAAFVGPIRDLADERAMTLRDPEGRTVELWAPRSLEKPARIGTDPPPPLSGETAPASASIAPPALVEKPALVDASPAPAPSRVETEPPPPPLVEKPALVTGTPFAADNAGELPPPPMVGAPGPLVSAVRPAKLPTYGGTRLTVFGANFSETCKVLIDGAECASIRRVDAFTIEVTTPAHEVGSVEIAVANEDGQRAVARILYEEGPVIDAFSPLEGSPRGGTEVIVEGRNFQDGCMVTFFGNRAPEAVFESDRRIRFVTPPQEGAFHGELRVTNPDGLSATAAYLFTYRLATPRILSVSPATGLIGGGKRIAVTGEDFHPQCVGRIGGKQATLSFRGPNAVDLVTPQSETTGPVDVVIENPDGQVAVATAAFTYEPPPAPPMLIEVRPPRGFCAGGQTIRLLGENFEEDTVVRIGEVRAVVRFKSRNELEVETPPHAVAGIVAVELIDRNGVVVRREDGFTYESRPLPRIDSITPRNGPMVGGTKVVVEGAHFPEGVSVRVGGQAPKRAVVRNGTLIEIVTPASRAPGFVDIDVGRAETGLAVVKNAFRYDPSPAPSIETVGPNKGSVDGGTEVSIGGKNFASDATVLFGGKPATHVKFVDASTIEAKTPPGNNGDMVDVVVKNPDGKEAVVKRAFQYDARYR